The following DNA comes from Musa acuminata AAA Group cultivar baxijiao chromosome BXJ1-4, Cavendish_Baxijiao_AAA, whole genome shotgun sequence.
GTGAACCCCATCGGAGTGACAGATCTCGAGTAGGAGACGTTTTGGTCGCCGAGGATTATTAGTGAGCAAAGGAATCGAAGAACATCTTCGTAGGAGAGAAGGCGGCTCCCTTCTTTGTAGTTGAAACCTTTCCTTTGCCCTGCTCCAACTCCTTCCTAAATTTGGTTGCCTTGCTAGTGGAAAATGAAATTGTATAGGAAAAAGACCACAATgttaaaaacacaaaaaaaaaaagagcagttTTGTCATTTTGATTTCATTTTACTCGTTCAAAAGGGAAAAGTTGTGTGTTGATAACAGTTAAGCGAGTTCGCGACCTGCCGCATACTGCGATGGTCATCTACTCTCTTCATCATGCAGTATATTAACAATAATTACATATTAGCGGAAGTTTTGAATTGAGAATCTGATCGATTTATTTTGTcttaaaaattaagatttattttttctataaatatctaagttttgacaaagaaaaaaaaaagtaaaatgtgaatatatatatatatatgtcttaatAGATAAATTAAAAAAGGTGATGGTGATTGAGCCACACGTGATCAACGAAGAATAGTGCCACATCTCTATGGGATAAAAAGAATTGAATCACACATAAGGGAGATAACTTAAAAGTAGTATTTTAGCGCTGATCTGTCAGATACGCAAACATGTTTTGCATGACATCATTAGATAAAAACATGCTAGATTTTAACTTTGCAATAGAAGAAATGAAATCCATCCTATCCCTATTAAGCGGTATTACCAGCAAAAAGCTTAAATGATAGATAGAGTAGATGTAGGCAGATGAAGCAATCAGTTTGGTATTGACTGCGGATGGACCGATGCACCAGTGCGGTATTAATAGAAGACAGTGATATTGGCGCGGCTCAATCTGAGAAGGGTTTACCTTCATCGTATCATAAGTAAATCCAATCATCAGATTCAACCTCACCAATACCACTTCCTTCATCCACCGAGTCACCAACACTACTGACTGCGATCACAACCAATGAAGAAAGCAGAAGATACATGCCACGATTGGGCTCAGCTGCAGCTGGAGGAGGTAGGAGGGGCCTGTGAATCAAGAGGGCTCAACCATGGAAGGAGACGACAGAAGGTTGTGAAgcaatatggaaggagaggggagAGCGCATGAAATAGTGAGGGAGGTGTCTCGGGATTCTTAAGAAGGAAGTGCGAGGGGAATGATGCGAGTTCACCCAATTCAACGCAGGAAGATGTGTGCACGCTTGATGTATCTTTCTTGCGCATGCATGCCCGCCTGCAACATTCGACGTGCTCCATTCGTTCAACTCTTCTTCCAACGTAGAGGGAGGAGTACCACCGCGTAGTACACAGAGTGAGTTATCGTCTCTCATTCTTTTCTTAGGCTCACGACAGAGGACAACGGCGTCAAAGTGGTTCTGCCATGACACCGACAACACGCGGGGACACCCGCCGTTGGGCTGCTCAACCTCGCTGCTGCTTCTCCCTTTCGACCGCGCATCATCATTAACTGGTTCGTCTTCAACAGTCCAAGATACTTGGTGGAGAGGCTGAGTGTGTCAGGCAAAAGGTGGGACTCCTCGAGTTCCTCCTCGCTCTCTCCTACACCAAAAGCTGATGCACCACCTTGGCGTGAAAGCGAGTTAAGGGATAAAGGTTTAGAATCCCATGTTTGCAATCATGGCACACACGACGACTAAGCTGTAGGAATTGACCTGTTCTTGAACTCAAATCGTTGTTGATATTAAATCAGTGCAATAGATCGAGAAGAACAGGGTGAATAAGGAGGCATCCAGATACATTGTTATTATTTCTCAGTGACCCAACACGATCAGCTCCTGGTCGAATACATGGAACATATCCGGGCCGCCCTCATCCGCGTTCGCATCGTGGTTGGAAGCTAAGGCGTCGGCGGGCCTTGCCGTTGCTTGGCTCACTGGTACGTGGAAGTCTGTGCTCTTGATGGTGAGTCCGTCCGCCCCCACCGCCACGACGTCGCCCGCGGCCGATCTCATCAGCAGCATGCATGCAAGTATTGCGAGGATAGCCATCGCCCGGAGGGAGGCCATCGTTGTCGTCGCGGGTGGTCGCCGGTtgacaacaagaagaagaaaggcCGTGAAAGGGAAGGGAGGGGACGAAGCCATTTTAAGGAGAGAGGGAGGGAAGCAGACCGACGACGGTTTCGGCCATTCGAGGAAACGGGTGGCTGCAGTGCCTCTCTGACCGCTTCTTAGGTTCctcaagactctctctctctctctctctctctttctaaagATAAGAGTTATAACACACATTCCATGATTGAGATCTACTAAATAAGAGAAAATTTATGTATAATATGTAGATTAAAAAGATGACTAATCACAAATTGTTAGGAATTCAAAGAATTAGATAGCATATATTCTATGTAACCCATCACTAAATAGATAAACATTTGGGTTGAAACAGTTATCGATCTCATGTATATTAACCTTTATCCAACTTCTGTGATTTATTTTCTCGACTGTGCATGTAAATCATGAGCGCTCATTTGCCTGAtatgttcctctctctctctctctctctctctctctctctcctcatcaACACCACCTCTTCTTGCAACTTTGAACCACATACTGCCTTTAGTATGAAGCACCCAAAACAACTGGACATGCCATTTAAAATGCGTTGGTTTACAGGACATACGTAATTTTAGATTGGCCATCATCCGGTCTCTCCATCGTCACCCTAGAACCTGTGTTTGACTTGACTTTTCGCCTCTTTTCTACCTCAGTCATTGTTGTAGCCCACGTAAACTGCTCTGTACTCTTCAACTACTAACCTTATTTTAAAGATGTAGATGATGTTGGACCTTAGATAAGGCAACGATCGACTTAGAATGAAGGGGACAAATCCACCTTTGCGGTGCACTTAAGACCCATCCCCAGGTGTGCATGCCTTTTAGCCGACTTTTTACAAAGTTAACTATGTTGTACCTCTCGTATATACAAGGACCATATGGGTATGAATCCTTTAAATGAATCATGTAAGTGCATTTAAAGACTGTCCCAGTGGCCTCCATTTCAGATTGGTTCACCCACCTCATTGGTGGTTGGAAACCACCTTGTGGTTGGCCTaccagtgaagaagaagaaggccgaGATCTGCATCATTCCATGGCACAATTTCGTTGCTCTATTTATGCTCATCAAAGCCGAGACTTGCAGTGCCACAGCGCAAAAGATGGCAACGCCCCGGATGCACTGCCTTCTCCTCTTGGTGcaaccgctgctgctgctgctgctgcacgcGCCTGGCGTCGCTGCCAAAGTCCCGGCGCTCGTCGTGTTCGGTGACTCCTCCGTCGACACCGGCAACAACGACTACCTCCCGACCGTCGCCAGGAGCAACTTCCAGCCCTATGGTCGCGACTTCAACGGCGGGGTGGCCACCGGCCGCTTCTCCAACGGCCGCCTCGCCACCGACTTCATATCGCAGGACTTCGGCCTCCCCGACACCGTCCCCGCTTACCTTGATCCGTCGTTCGAGATGAAGGATTTCGCCGCGGGCGTCTGCTTCGCCTCCGCCGCTACCGGCTACGACAATGTGACCTCGGACGTGCTCGTAAGTCTCCAGCCTCAGCCGATCTTTTTGCTCTGTGATTAGGTCATGACGGAAGACGATAGTTAATGACTCGAGCTCGATGGCTCATGGCAGTCCGTCCTGCCACTGTGGAAGCAATTGGACTACTTCAAGAACTACCAAGAGAGGCTGAAGAGCTTCCAAGGGGAAGCCACCGCGCAGCAAACGATAAGCCAGGCTCTGTACATCATTAGCTTGGGAACGAACGACTTCCTCGAGAACTACTACGCCTTCTCCGGGCGGTCGTCGGAGTACACCGTGGACAAGTACGAGGATTACCTCATCAGCATCGCTCGAGGCTTCGTGGACGACCTTTACCGTCTCGGCGCTCGCAAGGTGAACATCGCCGGCCTTCCTCCCATGGGGTGCTTGCCATTGGAGAGGGTGGAGAATCTGGACTCCTGCAACAAGGAGCACAACCAGGTGGCCTCGGATTTCAACGCCAAACTCCAGACTATGATGGCCGAGCTTAGCCAAAAGCTGCCTGACGTCAAATTAGCCTACAGCAATCTGTACGACCCGTTCATGGACGTCGTCACCGACCCCACATCATACGGTGAGTTCGTCGACACCACCTTCGGCTAGAGATCAACTCTCTCCTTCATCTCTTTGAACtctgtcttcttcttctacttgagATGGACAGGATTTGAGAACGCGGTGTCGGGTTGCTGCGCGACGGGATTGTTCGAGATGGGCTACATGTGCAGCAGGAGGAGCCCCTTCACCTGCACAGACGCCAACAAGTACGTGTTCTGGGATGCCTTCCACCCGACGGAGAGGATGTACCGTATCATTGCTGATCGCCTCATGAACACCACCTTGTACGTATACAAATGATTGTTGTGCTTCATGTAGCTGCTGCGATCATGGATCGGTGGCTCTGAGGACGAATGCAACATCCATCATTTATGAATGTGTTGTCTGTGCACTCTCAGATACTTAGATAGCCACTACGGACAAACTTATGAAGGATTAATTCTCACTCCATTACCTAATAAAGTTTTGCTAATCGAATAAAAATAGGATGTCAAAATCATACGGTCAATCCCTTTGCCATATAATGCTACACCTATGCACATACCCAATGTGTAGGTTTGTTTCACTCGATGTATGCAGCATGCGTATACTTAATACAAGACTAGGAACAGGTGGAGATGTCTCTATAAAGACTTAGAATCTGTCAAGGAGATTTGATTATCTTGTTGAAGATATCAACCAATAGATTTGCATCAAAGAATTTTGGATATTTCTTTTTGAATGGCAATTATTAGTTTATCCAGAATCGCCTTAGCCTCGTAGTAAAATGCGAAATGACCATCCAACGATAATATATGATATAGTAATGCTCGAACGAAGAAGGAAATCGGTGCCTCCCTCCTTTGTCGAGTCCTGTCTAAAACCATCAGTATTAAGTTTAGTCTAGTCGAGGCTTGGCTTCACCTAtctaattattttgatatataccTCAACTGAGCTTTCAAtatatttagaaaaaaattattctcaATAAAAAAAAGGTTCTTCACAATTAACCAAAAATATGTTGCATTAATACCTCCGAAAAATTATTGTTAGAAACGAGTCAACACTAAAAAAGGGGGTGAACTAGTGtaacgataaaaattacgtcgatttcatcatcaaaaatcgAGAATCAACAACTATTACCAAGACCCATGAATTTTACAATTTCCTATATTTCATTTATATTAAAGGCATGAAAGGCTAATAAAGATGATCGATAGGTTAAAGAGTTGCATCATTccgtaattttttatataaattaataaattcaaCGTGAATCTAATGAAGGTCAGTAACAAAGTCAACTTGTAACTTTGATACAGTATGGATTGCCATGTTGTTCTATGCAGCTAATCCAAGTTTCCAACCGCAAGACACTACCGATGTCATTTCTTTCCTTTCGATGTGGATGAGAAACATTTTGGATGGAACAATAAGGAAAATACACCGACGCTGTTGATTGCTTTCGGCGTGCAAAATCTCAAAGAGCAACCCCACCATACTTGGCATCGACAACAGTACTCGCAGTATGTGGTCGCACATCACTGTCACCGGGCTATGCATTGTACTGTTAGATTACATGATCCTTTataattgataaaatatataattaaattaattaaattatgatgattgactaataaaaaaaattatattatggtaAGTTCACTTAGAGGATGCTCTTGGCGAGAGgaacttttataataatttatcataaatcTTTTACTATCATCTATAAATAAACAGAACCTCTAGGGACTAAATAATGTGCGTCATATATGATAcaatttaaatattataatttctcTTTTTAATCTTTCTAAATCATCAATAATAATagtcatataaaaaaataaaaaaaaagagaagaatgagtGTCTAGTTCTCTTTACATATCAACGACACTGTGATACTCGGATCCGAGGGATAGTTTCTTTGCATATTACATAAAGATCTTTTTTTAAATGACACCGAAAGGTACATATGGTAGATCTgatctaatgttatttgatttcaatcatgacataaaattttgttcacgTTTCATATATTACGTCACAAATTTTATGCTTACATGTACCACCCTAAACATCACAAACTTACTCAGTTCTATTCAATGTCTCCTGGAACCCCACATCTCAAAGTGCAACACAATAACAGCCTCTCATTATATCAGTCCCTCCTTAGACAAAGAAGCAGTTACGTAAAGGAAGGACAGTAATCCTTGTTGTCAAAGGACTTCAGTTCGCATGTGTTCAAGTAAGCGCATCTATGCCAAGCTAAAGAGTTGATACAGCTCCATCCGTGACCCGCACACGGTCAAGATCACGCGACGCACGATTCTCGATGCGCTTTCGTCCTGCTTATGTACGTATGTATAGTGGTAGTATTCATTAACCGAAACAATGATGTACCGTCAACTTGCGTAAGGTATTGTGGTCCAGCCGAGACAACGACGTGTGAGGAGGGTAGCAGTTGGCATTCAACGCAGCGCTCTTTAAGAGCGCTCAAAGACAGTTGGCCGTTCGATCCCCAATCTTATGACCCCCATAACGTAAGTGGAAGACGTGGCATCTGACGAGTCATATCAAATCGTCATCTGTCCGTTTCGCTCAATATTATTCCCACCTAACGGTTTCCCTCTTGGCTGTATCACATTAGACGCAATAATTGTGATACGGTTGGTTGATATGGGTAGCTTAAATCTCTTCCTAAGATGACAGTCTGAGAGGGCTGTAATGTAACAAAACACTGTCTCTGAGAGACCTCCAC
Coding sequences within:
- the LOC135644815 gene encoding GDSL esterase/lipase At2g04570-like, with protein sequence MATPRMHCLLLLVQPLLLLLLHAPGVAAKVPALVVFGDSSVDTGNNDYLPTVARSNFQPYGRDFNGGVATGRFSNGRLATDFISQDFGLPDTVPAYLDPSFEMKDFAAGVCFASAATGYDNVTSDVLSVLPLWKQLDYFKNYQERLKSFQGEATAQQTISQALYIISLGTNDFLENYYAFSGRSSEYTVDKYEDYLISIARGFVDDLYRLGARKVNIAGLPPMGCLPLERVENLDSCNKEHNQVASDFNAKLQTMMAELSQKLPDVKLAYSNLYDPFMDVVTDPTSYGFENAVSGCCATGLFEMGYMCSRRSPFTCTDANKYVFWDAFHPTERMYRIIADRLMNTTLYVYK